A stretch of Mus caroli chromosome 5, CAROLI_EIJ_v1.1, whole genome shotgun sequence DNA encodes these proteins:
- the Aldh2 gene encoding aldehyde dehydrogenase, mitochondrial yields the protein MLRAALTTVRRGPRLSRLLSAAATSAVPAPNHQPEVFCNQIFINNEWHDAVSRKTFPTVNPSTGEVICQVAEGDKEDVDKAVKAARAAFQLGSPWRRMDASDRGRLLYRLADLIERDRTYLAALETLDNGKPYVISYLVDLDMVLKCLRYYAGWADKYHGKTIPIDGDFFSYTRHEPVGVCGQIIPWNFPLLMQAWKLGPALATGNVVVMKVAEQTPLTALYVANLIKEAGFPPGVVNIIPGFGPTXGAAIASHEGVDKVAFTGSTEVGHLIQVAAGSSNLKRVTLELGGKSPNIIMSDADMDWAVEQAHFALFFNQGQCCCAGSRTFVQENVYDEFVERSVARAKXRVVGNPFDSRTEQGPQVDETQFKKILGYIKSGQQEGAKLLCGGGAAADRGYFIQPTVFGDVKDGMTIAKEEIFGPVMQILKFKTIEEVVGRANDSKYGLAAAVFTKDLDKANYLSQALQAGTVWINCYDVFGAQSPFGGYKMSGSGRELGEYGLQAYTEVKTVTVKVPQKNS from the exons ATCTTCATTAACAATGAGTGGCACGACGCCGTCAGCAGGAAAACATTCCCCACCGTCAACCCTTCCACAGGGGAGGTCATCTGCCAGGTGGCCGAAGGGGACAAG GAGGACGTAGACAAGGCAGTGAAGGCCGCTCGTGCAGCCTTCCAGCTGGGCTCACCCTGGCGCCGCATGGATGCATCTGACCGGGGCCGGCTGTTGTACCGATTGGCAGATCTCATAGAGCGGGACCGGACCTACCTAGCG GCCTTGGAGACCCTGGACAACGGCAAGCCTTATGTCATCTCGTACCTGGTGGATTTGGACATGGTCCTGAAATGTCTCCG ctaTTACGCTGGCTGGGCTGACAAGTACCATGGGAAAACCATTCCCATCGACGGCGACTTCTTCAGCTACACCCGCCATGAGCCTGTGGGCGTGTGTGGACAGATCATTCCA TGGAACTTCCCACTCCTGATGCAAGCATGGAAACTGGGCCCAGCCCTGGCAACCGGGAACGTGGTGGTGATGAAGGTGGCCGAGCAGACACCGCTCACCGCGCTCTACGTGGCCAACTTGATCAAGGAG GCAGGCTTCCCCCCTGGTGTGGTCAATATCATTCCCGGATTCGGCCCTACCNCCGGGGCTGCCATCGCATCCCATGAGGGTGTGGACAAAGTGGCATTCACAGGCTCCACGGAG GTTGGTCACCTAATCCAGGTGGCTGCTGGGAGCAGCAACCTCAAGAGAGTAACCCTGGAGCTGGGGGGAAAGAGTCCCAATATCATCATGTCTGACGCTGACA tggactgggctgTGGAGCAGGCCCACTTTGCCCTGTTCTTCAACCAGGGCCAGTGCTGCTGCGCAGGCTCCCGGACCTTCGTGCAGGAGAATGTGTATGACGAATTCGTGGAACGCAGCGTGGCCCGGGCCAAGTNTCGGGTGGTGGGGAACCCCTTCGACAGCCGGACGGAGCAGGGGCCTCAGGTGGATGAAACTCAGTTTAAGAAGATCCTCGGCTACATCAAATCGGGACAACAAGAAGGGGCGAAGCTGCTGTGTGGTGGGGGCGCTGCCGCGGACCGTGGCTACTTCATCCAGCCCACCGTGTTCGGGGACGTAAAAGACGGCATGACCATTGCCAAGGAGGAG ATCTTTGGACCAGTGATGCAAATCCTCAAATTCAAGACCATTGAGGAGGTTGTAGGGCGGGCCAATGATTCTAAGTACGGGCTGGCAGCCGCCGTTTTCACAAAGGACCTGGATAAAGCCAATTACCTGTCCCAAGCTCTGCAGGCTGGCACTGTGTG GATCAACTGCTACGATGTGTTTGGGGCCCAGTCTCCATTTGGGGGCTATAAGATGTCAGGGAGTGGCAGGGAGCTGGGCGAGTATGGCCTGCAGGCGTACACAGAAGTGAAGACG GTCACCGTCAAAGTGCCACAGAAGAACTCGTAA